One Bufo gargarizans isolate SCDJY-AF-19 chromosome 3, ASM1485885v1, whole genome shotgun sequence DNA segment encodes these proteins:
- the MTFR1L gene encoding mitochondrial fission regulator 1-like: MASLDVLGDGDEACDTAEGRRSGRRKRSKMIPVWENKPCGSSRSLVRKIASHLPLKPCTRAHFEALPASDLYFTDAPMVPTLADIKWIAADDDETYARVRSDSRPLKHKWRPSPLLVMQRNSSVPNLKIKEEKMFCLKKPGMSLNKSTDLQDELSLLRSQIARIVATDTASPCSTDSITENVDTNSSYPDFAPAFQSTTSFVISDITEEDELDVSEYSSASLMESSFSHQKQLEASMSDDEDSVCLSKSNSFADMMGILKDIHKMKVNRDWSNRNQVLHKEEDPINLISEVLRQKFALGDQDDKKNI, translated from the exons ATGGCCTCCCTGGACGTATTAGGAGATGGAGACGAAGCCTGCGACACCGCCGAGGGGCGGAGAAGTGGTCGCAGGAAGCGATCCAAG ATGATTCCTGTGTGGGAGAACAAGCCATGTGGTTCTTCTCGTAGCCTTGTCAGGAAAATCGCATCTCACCTCCCTCTGAAGCCATGTACAAGAGCTCACTTTGAG GCTCTCCCTGCTTCTGATCTGTACTTCACTGATGCACCAATGGTTCCAACTCTAGCTGACATTAAGTGGATTGCTGCAGATGATGATGAAACATATGCAAGAGTTAG GAGTGACTCCAGACCCCTGAAGCACAAGTGGAGGCCAAGTCCTCTCTTAGTGATGCAGAGAAATTCATCTGTCCCCAATCTGaagataaaagaagaaaaaatgttttgtttaaaaaagccaGGCATGTCCTTAAACAAGTCCACGGACTTACAAGATGAACTAAGCCTCCTCAGAAGCCAGATTGCTAGAATAGTCGCCACAGACACAG CTTCTCCGTGTTCAACAGATTCTATAACTGAAAACGTGGACACTAACTCCTCGTATCCTGACTTTGCTCCTGCTTTCCAGTCAACAACGTCCTTTGTAATAAGTGACATTACCGAGGAGGATGAGTTGGATGTGTCCGAATACTCGTCAGCATCTTTAATGGAATCTTCCTTCAGCCACCAGAAGCAACTGGAAGCCAGCATGTCCGATGATGAAGATTCAGTCTGCCTCTCAAAGTCCAACAGTTTTGCAGATATGATGGGCATATTGAAGGACATCCACAAGATGAAAGTGAATAGAGATTG gtcCAATAGAAACCAAGTTTtacacaaagaagaggatcccatAAATCTTATTTCAGAGGTCTTGAGACAAAAGTTTGCACTAGGTGATCAAGATGATAAAAAGAACATTTAG